One Halorientalis litorea DNA segment encodes these proteins:
- a CDS encoding sensor histidine kinase — translation MAVYSGLWLAFVGILVATLFTQFVVGYWVYTRRGAQSGATWFLVMDATGVVFVGGALLFLLLRDPSAQQTAYMVAGVGSMATISAFVVFASKYTGTGLHRNRAVQATLVAIVGGYLVLAPTNASHGLLYADFTPVTEPFPHLLVERGIVFHAMVTVIQIPAFYSTYLMGKHLLATRQQAGQQLAFLIVGAFSIGILDLLSMWTDLFPVDGFTYAPFGMFVFYVFTAFALFRFSLLDVQPIARNTVIENLRDPVLVLDAEGCIVDYNGAATAVWPAIEESLQERFDETCPALADTISIPPTTGTATDRLTLSLGGQERHYSVTVSEVSRRGESVSWYSVLLRDVTELERSRWQLEKQNDRLDQVASTISHDLRNPINVATGHVEILEAMLDEDEGLPGEESETALDHLDTVSETHARMEAIIDDVLTIAREGKTVEDTEPVSLAAVAREAWNNVDTGDATLTVTDDRTLQAERSKLLTLFENLFRNSVEHGSTDSQHSGRSDDSVEHGSAEVAVEVTPTPDGFTVTDDGPGIPEEHRENVFEYGYTTADEGTGLGLSIVRTMAESHGWTVELDDYEDGARFRFHDVLGSPAAGATAVPEQVL, via the coding sequence ATGGCGGTGTATAGTGGGCTGTGGCTGGCGTTCGTCGGCATTCTCGTCGCCACGTTGTTCACCCAGTTCGTCGTCGGGTACTGGGTCTACACCCGCCGCGGTGCCCAGTCCGGCGCGACGTGGTTTCTCGTCATGGACGCGACCGGTGTGGTGTTCGTCGGCGGAGCCCTGCTGTTCTTGCTACTTCGGGACCCGAGCGCGCAACAGACTGCGTACATGGTCGCTGGCGTCGGGTCGATGGCGACCATCAGCGCGTTCGTCGTCTTCGCCTCGAAGTACACGGGTACCGGCCTCCACCGGAATCGTGCGGTGCAGGCGACGCTCGTCGCCATCGTCGGCGGGTATCTCGTCCTCGCGCCGACGAACGCCTCCCACGGCCTCCTGTACGCCGATTTTACGCCAGTCACGGAGCCGTTCCCCCACCTCCTCGTCGAGCGTGGCATCGTCTTCCACGCGATGGTTACCGTCATCCAAATCCCGGCCTTCTACAGCACCTACCTGATGGGGAAACACCTGCTCGCGACCCGGCAACAGGCCGGCCAGCAACTCGCCTTCCTCATCGTCGGCGCGTTCTCCATCGGGATTCTCGACCTGCTCAGTATGTGGACGGACCTGTTCCCAGTCGACGGGTTCACGTACGCGCCGTTCGGCATGTTCGTCTTCTACGTGTTCACCGCGTTCGCGCTGTTCCGATTCAGCCTACTCGACGTACAGCCCATCGCGCGAAACACCGTCATCGAGAACCTTCGGGACCCGGTTCTCGTCCTCGACGCGGAGGGCTGTATCGTCGATTACAACGGGGCGGCCACGGCCGTCTGGCCGGCTATCGAGGAGAGCCTGCAAGAGCGGTTCGACGAGACGTGTCCGGCACTGGCCGATACGATTTCGATTCCGCCGACTACAGGGACGGCCACCGACCGCCTCACGCTGTCGCTCGGCGGCCAGGAGCGACACTACTCGGTCACCGTCTCGGAGGTGTCACGGCGCGGTGAGAGCGTGAGTTGGTACTCGGTGTTGCTCCGGGACGTGACGGAGTTAGAGCGGTCCCGGTGGCAACTCGAAAAGCAGAACGACCGCCTCGACCAGGTGGCCTCGACCATCTCCCACGACCTGCGCAACCCCATCAACGTCGCCACCGGGCACGTCGAAATCCTCGAAGCGATGCTCGACGAAGACGAGGGCCTTCCCGGCGAAGAGAGCGAGACAGCACTCGACCACCTCGACACCGTCAGCGAGACGCACGCACGGATGGAAGCGATAATCGACGACGTGTTGACCATCGCCCGCGAGGGCAAAACCGTCGAGGACACCGAACCCGTCTCGCTCGCGGCCGTCGCTCGTGAGGCGTGGAACAACGTCGACACCGGCGACGCCACCCTCACCGTCACCGACGACCGGACCCTGCAGGCCGAGCGAAGCAAACTGCTGACGCTCTTCGAGAACCTCTTTCGCAACAGCGTCGAGCACGGCTCGACAGACAGTCAGCACTCGGGACGGTCTGACGACAGTGTCGAGCACGGCTCAGCGGAGGTGGCCGTCGAGGTCACTCCCACCCCCGACGGCTTCACCGTCACCGACGACGGCCCCGGCATCCCCGAGGAACACCGCGAGAACGTCTTCGAGTACGGCTACACGACTGCCGACGAAGGTACCGGCCTCGGCCTCTCCATCGTCCGCACTATGGCCGAGTCCCACGGCTGGACCGTCGAACTCGACGACTACGAGGACGGTGCCCGCTTTCGCTTCCATGACGTACTCGGAAGCCCTGCCGCCGGCGCGACGGCGGTGCCGGAGCAGGTTCTCTGA